In Rutidosis leptorrhynchoides isolate AG116_Rl617_1_P2 chromosome 2, CSIRO_AGI_Rlap_v1, whole genome shotgun sequence, one genomic interval encodes:
- the LOC139888784 gene encoding uncharacterized protein, whose product MWASLENLIGHGDNTWVLCGDFNEVRDPSERLNSVYIERRASWFNKFIDKMQLIEGPMGGRSSRGFAIMIWGDMSVLALERKISNHCPISLRDKVIDFGPKPIKVFDEWIDVEDVDQVINSAWIKKVGGWRLDCVFRLKLRTVKMALKKWSLETFGKLDSELAELQAAASGWEKLAESGDLTNNERIMWMNARREWLEKDKIKNNMAKQKARGEWKEDPIDIKEEACDHFKKLFKKRNSNIMNLSKSSQQFCPKQLTATQAATLEDNFTEKEIFEAVMECDSSKAPGPDGYILDGALIVNESIDYLNKAQKKSFIFKVDFEKAFDSLSWDFLMDVMERMGFGCRWRKWILACLKSASISVLVNGSPTNEFSLKRGVRQGDPLSPFLFIIAAEGLNILTKTAITNGFYKGVEIGASNCLVSHLQYADDTIFLGDWSRKKACNLMKLLRCFEDVSGLKINYHKSQLYGLGVIKEESERMASRFNCKSEPNSLWVKIISSIYGPSGMMSRAEITSPKGKSIVWINIVRAGWELDKIIGNFRSSFSRSIGDGSNTSFWNSPWLTEIPLKLKFPRLYHLEAEKEVTVRDRVGWENQQQKTFSWNWTRIPQGRNNGELTELINLFCNYSKSDRLEDTWTWRLAGDGLFYPKVLLLLIDDVTLHDSRPR is encoded by the exons ATGTGGGCAAGTTTGGAAAACTTAATTGGTCATGGTGATAACACTTGGGTGTTATGTGGAGATTTTAACGAGGTTAGGGACCCATCGGAGAGACTTAACAGTGTCTATATAGAGAGAAGGGCTTCTTGGTTCAACAAGTTTATAGATAAAATGCAATTAATAGAAGGTCCAATGGGGGGAAGAAGTTCACGAGGGTTTGCGATAATG ATATGGGGTGACATGTCGGTGTTGGCACTTGAAAGAAAAATCTCGAATCATTGTCCTATATCACTAAGAGATAAAGTTATCGATTTCGGTCCCAAACCAATCAAAGTGTTCGACGAGTGGATTGATGTTGAGGATGTTGATCAGGTAATTAATTCAGCTTGGATCAAAAAGGTAGGTGGATGGAGACTTGATTGTGTTTTCAGACTTAAACTAAGAACCGTCAAGATGGCCCTTAAAAAATGGAGCCTGGAGACCTTTGGTAAGCTTGATTCGGAGCTCGCTGAATTGCAAGCTGCTGCATCTGGTTGGGAGAAACTGGCTGAATCGGGAGATCTAACAAATAATGAAAGGATCATGTGGATGAATGCTAGAAGAGAATGGCTGGAAaaagataaaataaaaaataacatgGCTAAACAAAAGGCTAGAG GTGAATGGAAGGAAGATCCGATCGATATTAAAGAAGAAGCTTGTGATCATTTTAAGAAACTGTTCAAGAAGAGAAATTCGAATATTATGAATCTGTCTAAGTCATCACAGCAATTCTGCCCAAAGCAACTCACGGCAACTCAGGCTGCAACGTTGGAGGATAATTTTACCGAGAAAGAAATATTTGAAGCAGTTATGGAGTGCGATAGTTCGAAGGCGCCGGGCCCCGATGG ATATATATTGGATGGTGCGTTAATTGTCAACGAGTCAATCGATTACTTAAACAAAGCCCAGAAGAAAAGTTTTATTTTTAAGGTGGACTTCGAGAAAGCTTTTGATAGCTTAAGTTGGGATTTTTTAATGGATGTAATGGAAAGAATGGGCTTCGGATGTAGATGGAGAAAATGGATTCTAGCTTGTCTCAAGTCCGCATCAATATCCGTACTCGTGAACGGATCTCCTACTAATGAGTTCTCACTAAAAAGGGGAGTCCGACAAGGAGATCCCCTATCCCCATTCCTTTTCATTATAGCGGCCGAAGGACTTAATATTCTCACTAAAACGGCGATTACTAATGGCTTTTATAAAGGGGTGGAGATTGGTGCAAGTAATTGTTTGGTGTCCcatcttcaatatgcggatgacaccatCTTTCTTGGTGATTGGAGTAGGAAGAAAGCTTGCAACCTTATGAAGTTACTTAGATGTTTCGAAGATGTATCCGGCTTAAAAATAAATTATCATAAGAGTCAACTTTATGGCTTGGGAGTAATCAAAGAGGAAAGTGAGAGAATGGCTAGCCGGTTCAATTGCAAG TCCGAACCAAACTCTCTTTGGGTCAAAATAATCTCTTCCATTTATGGGCCTAGTGGGATGATGTCACGTGCAGAAATAACTAGTCCCAAAGGCAAGTCTATTGTCTGGATTAACATTGTTCGTGCAGGATGGGAGCTAGATAAGATTATCGGTAATTTTCGCAGCTCATTCTCGAGATCAATTGGCGATGGCTCCAACACATCCTTCTGGAACAGTCCGTGGCTCACTGAAATACCATTAAAACTTAAATTTCCAAGATTATATCACCTTGAAGCAGAAAAGGAAGTGACAGTTAGGGATCGAGTCGGCTGGGAAAATCAACAACAGAAGACCTTCTCTTGGAACTGGACTCGCATCCCACAAGGAAGAAATAATGGCGAACTTACTGAGCTGATAAATCTGTTTTGTAATTACTCTAAATCCGACAGGCTCGAAGACACTTGGACGTGGAGGTTAGCAGGTGATGGCCTATTCTACCCTAAGGTACTTTTGCTGCTTATTGATGATGTAACCCTCCACGATAGTAGACCTCGATAG